The genomic window CGTGGCCGCTGCCGGAAACCGCGTGGGTGGCAATGTGCAGGTGGGCGCTCCGGCAACCATCCCCGGCGTGCTCACTGTGGCCGGGCTCGATGGCGAGGGGCGCGCCAGCGTTGATTCCTCGTCCCAGGGAATCAGCATCGGTGTGGCAGCTCCGGCTGAGAAACTTGTAGGTGGCATCCCGGGGGGATCCTACGCCGAGTGGGCGGGTACCTCCGGTGCGGCGCCCATCGTCTCCGGCGTGGCGGCCCTGATCCGTTCCAAGTGGCCGGAGATGAGCGCCAACCAGGTCATCAACAGGATCGTCAGCACGGCCAAGGACGCAGGAGCTCCGGGAAAGGATCCGCTGTACGGCTACGGCATCCTCAACGCGGATGCGGCCCTGAAGGATGACGTGCCCGCGGCCGGCAGCAACCCGCTGGGTTCGATCGCCGACTGGATCCGGGTCCACCGCCGTGGAGATTTCAGCGAGCCGTCCCAGGCTCCGGTAGCGAGTCCCACCAGTGCGGCGCCCACACTCGCCGATCCCACCGTACCGGCCGCGAAGACTCCGGCGACGGTCGACGACGCCTTGCCCGCCGCCGTCGTGCTTGGTTTTGGAGCCTTGTTCCTTGCCTTGGTGACCGGTGCGGCGATCCAGTTGCGGAGGGTCTCCAAAAACCCGCCGACAGTGCCCGAGGAGGCCGAAACGGGTGCACTTTTGAAAGTGGATCCACCCTCCCGGAAGTAGTTAGTGAAGATTTTCACAAAGTGCTGTACTCTGGACTCATGGCAACCACCCCAGAGCTCATTGACCGTCCCCGGGTTCTCGTCGTCGGCGGCGGCTACGTCGGCCTGTACGTAGCACTCAAACTGCAGAAGAAGATCGCGAACGCAGGCGGCATCGTCACCGTCGTAGATCCACTGCCGTACATGACCTACCAGCCCTTCCTCCCGGAAGTTGCAGGTGGCAACATCGAGGCACGCCACGCCGTCGTCTCCCACCGTCAGCACCTGAAGCAGACTGAGCTCATCCAGGGCCGCGTCACCAGCATCGACCACGCCAACCGGACCGCGGTCATCGCTCCGTCCGATGGCGGCGAAAACTTCGAAATCCCGTACTTCGACGTCGTGATCGCCGCCGGCGCCATCACCCGCACCTTCCCCATCAAGGGCCTCGCGGACAAGGGCATTGGTCTGAAGACCATCGAGGAAGCCGTTGCGTTGCGCAACAAGCTGCTCGAGCGCATCGAAGCCGCGTCCACCATGACCGACCCC from Arthrobacter sp. StoSoilB20 includes these protein-coding regions:
- a CDS encoding S8 family serine peptidase — its product is MTLRFRRTLSAALATAMAGGALAGALLTAPAASADAWRDKEFWLKDSGVTSAWQVSKGAGVKVAIIDSGIDGSHPDLKGAVVGGTDVSGAGAPNGQKSIGAKTEHGTLVATMLAGRGHTTPTASPSPTASATPPGPPAAAPVGGPDGIIGVAPEAEILAVSTWLGSPNPGGKTDQEQIPDAVRWAVDNGAKVINISLGSTSPDWPQSWDAAFLYAEQKDVVIVAAAGNRVGGNVQVGAPATIPGVLTVAGLDGEGRASVDSSSQGISIGVAAPAEKLVGGIPGGSYAEWAGTSGAAPIVSGVAALIRSKWPEMSANQVINRIVSTAKDAGAPGKDPLYGYGILNADAALKDDVPAAGSNPLGSIADWIRVHRRGDFSEPSQAPVASPTSAAPTLADPTVPAAKTPATVDDALPAAVVLGFGALFLALVTGAAIQLRRVSKNPPTVPEEAETGALLKVDPPSRK